Below is a genomic region from Myxococcus fulvus.
TCCACGAGCTTCTCTCCCGTGGGCGGGCTCTTCAAGGGGCCGACCACGGTGGTGCTCACCTGCGACGATGGCTCCGGTGTGGGCTGTGAGGCCACCTACTACACGCTGGATGGCAGCGCTCCGACGGCGAGCTCGCCCCGGTATACGGCGTCCTTGCGCCTCGCGACCACCGCGACGCTGCGGGTCCTCTCCGTGGACCGCGCGGGCAATGCCGAGCAGGCTCGCTCGGCGGAGTATGTGATTGATGCGCAGCCGCCCACGGTGTCCTCGACCCCGGGTTCGGGGACCTATGGCCGCGGCCGCACCATCACGCTGAGCTGTGAGGATGGCGCCGGCTCCGGCTGTGTCGCCATCTACTACACGCTCGACGGCTCCCCACCGTCGACCTCCTCGACCCGCTACTCCTCGCCGCTGTCGCTGCCAGGGACCGGCGGGCTGCGGCTGCGCTTCATCGGCGTGGATCGGGCGGGGCATGGGTCCAACGAAGGGAATGAGTACTTCGTCGTGGACACGCAGCCCCCGGTCTCGACGGCGTCACCGCCATGGGGCTCGTACGCCGCGCCCATCGATGTCACCCTCTCATGCAGTGACTCGGGCAGCGGCTGCGCTCGAATCCACTACACGCTGGACGGGACGACGCCGACGACGAGCTCCCCTGTCTACGAGCGCCCGCTCCGCATCGCCTCCCCCACGCGCGTGAACTTCTTCGGCGTGGATGTCGCGGGGAATGAGGGGGCTGCCTTGTCCTTGCCCTTCGTCGTCGACACCGTGCCGCCCGTCACCCAGGCAAGCCCCGAGGGGGGGACGTTCAATGACTCCCTGCTGGTGTACCTGAGCTGCACGGATGGCGATGGCTCGGGCTGTGCCGCCACCTATGTCTCGTTCGCGTCCGACGTGAACGCGCCCCTGCCCTCGTTCCATCGGGTCACCGGGTCGAGCTCGGTGGTGGCGAGCGGTGTGTTGCGCTTCTACTCGGTGGACTGGGTGGGCCATGCGGGCCCCGTGCAGATGCTGACGTTCCTCCTCGACCGGACGAAGCCGACGGCCTCCGTGGCGCCTCGGGGTGGAACCTTCTTCACTCCCCAGACGGTGACGCTGACGTGCGCGGACACGGGTGGGTCGGACTGTGCTCACATCTACTACTCGGTGGATGGCTCCTGGCCGAGCCGCTTCTCGTCGCGTTACACGCAGCCCATCACCATCTCGAAGGACACGCTGCTGCGGTTCATCTCGGTGGATGGCGCGGACAACTCCAGCGAGTTCATGGATGAGCGGTACGTCTTCCGGTCGGACACGACGGCGCCCACCACCGTGGCCCATCCCGCGGGCGGGCTGTTCCATACCGAGCAGCCCGTGACGCTCGCCTGCGGCGATGGCGATGGCATCGGTTGTTCGAGCACCCGCTACACGCTCGACGGCAGCGAGCCCACCGAGAGCAACGGCCTCACCTACTCCGGGCCCATCTCCCTCTCCACCACGACCCGACTGCGCTTCCGCTCCGTGGATGCCCTGGGGCACTGGGAGGCACCTCGCCTGGCGGAGTACGAGTTCGACATGGACGTCCCACGCAGCCAGGTCGAGCCGTCGGGGGGTACCTTCGATGGCCCCCTCTCCGTGCGCCTCGCCTGTCAGGACGTCGGGAGCGGGTGCGCCGAGATTCGCTACACGCTCGACGGCACGGAGCCCTCGAGCAGCTCTCCGGTCTACTCGGAGCCCCTCCTCGTGGGACAGACCACGACCGTGCGCTTCGCGTCGGTGGACGTGGCGGGCAACGTGGAGGCCACGCGCCGGGAGACCTACAACCTGGATGCGAGCACCCTGGCCTCGGCCCAGATTGCCTCGCTGCGGACGTCACCCCCGAGCTCCGCGCAGCCCCGGCTCATCGACGGAGCCTTCATCACCTTCGTCAAGCCGGGCGTCGGCACGACCCGGCTCGAGCCCGAGGGCTTCTTCCTCCAGGCCGAGAAGGTGGGGCCCGCCGTGTTCGTGGAGGTGCCCCTGGCGTCGCTCGTTCCCGCCCCCGTGGTGGGAGACCGGGTGCGCGTCCTGGTCACCCAGATGCGTCTGGGCTCGATGGACATCGCGACCGTCGACGTCGCGAGCTTCGCGGTGCTCGGGAGCGGGTATCCCATGAAGGCGCTGGTGCAGGAGGTGAGTGGCGTCAACCTGCCCACGAACGGCGATGCGTACGAAGCAGAGCTCGTCTCCATCCACGGAGAGCTCATCGAGGTGTTCTCCAGCGAAGGCGTGGGGACCGGCTTCTCCTCGACGCGCCTGGTGACCTCGGGGGTCCCCTCGGGCTCCGGCAGCAGCTACTCCCAACGGCTGCGGATGCCGGAGCTGGAGCTGAGCCCCGAGCTGACCCCTGGCTGCAGGGTGTCCCTCACCACGCCGTTGTGGCGGTATGGCGCCACGCACCTCACCCTCTGGACGTGGGAGCTGTTGGACTCGGTGGTGTGTCCCTTGCCTCGCGTGGTGTTCGCCCAGGCGCTGAATGACTCGCAGGTCCAGGTGCGCTTCGACCGGCGCATCGACGGGAGCAGCCTGGACGGCGCCGGCGGCCAGTTCTCCATCCCGGGCCTCGTCGTCACCGGCGCGACGCTCCATGGCCCGACCGAGGTCCGGCTCCAGACGTCGACCCAGGTGGCTCGCGAGCCCTACACGGTGACGGTCTCCAGCACGTTGACGGACCGGCTGGGGGCGCCCGTGCAGTCGCCGTCCCATGCCTACGCCTTCCGGGGCTATGCCACGCCCGCGCGGCTGCGCATCTCGGAGATAGACCCCAGCAGGTTGTTTGGCGCGGCGGGGCGCGTGGAGCTGGAGGTCCTGCAGGCGGGCCCCATGACGAACCTCGCGTTGTGGATGGGCCATGTGCCGGCCGCCGTGGCCACGCTCCCCGATGTGGACGTGGCGGTGGGGGACATCGTCGTCGTGCACCTCTCGGAGAACGGGCTGTATTCCACCCACCTGCCGCGCTCCGAGGTGAGCCGCAAGGACGAGCTGCCCGCCAGCTCCTATGCGCTCGCCCATGACGCCGCGTGGGATGTGCGGGGCTCGACCGCGTTCACGGTGGATGACGAGATGGTGCTGCGGCTGACGGACTCGTTCGGGAACCTCCAGGACGGACTCATCCTCCACTCCAATGGCTACAACCGGCCGGGCTTCGAGGCCGAAGCCCATGCGCTCCAGGACGAGCAGGGCTGGCTGCCCGCCTCGTGCGGCGGGGCGCGGTGTACCTCCGCGTCCACGCCCAGGCTCAGGGACATCAGCGCCGACATCGGGCCGCTCTTCACCACCGGAGGCGCGACGCAGTCCCTGACCCGGGTCCGCGTGGAGGACAGCGACTCCTCGGTGGACTGGGCCCTGCGAACCAAGGGCGTGGGGCTCCCCAACCTCTAGGTGCGCCTGCTCGCCCGGCGGCAGTCATCTGCCTGGACCGCGATGTTCAGGGAGATGACCTGTAAGAGTCCGCCGGGTGTCTCGTTGGCCCGGGGGAAAGGAGACGCACCATGCATCGCCACTCCCATCCGGGCTCCCACTCCCACCCGCACCCCTCGACTCCTCCTCCCTCGAGCGAGGGAGCGCACGCCATCGACCCGGTCTGCGGGATGAAGGTGGACCCGAGCGCTCCCAAGGGCGGCAGCCTGGAGCACGAGGGGAGGACCTTCCATTTCTGCAACCCGAAGTGCCGTGAGCGCTTCGGCGCGGACCCGGCGCGCTATCTCGCGCCGCCCTCGGAAGCGCCCGAGCCGCCGTCTCCGGTCGCGCCGGGGACGATGTACGTGTGCCCCATGGACCCGGAGGTGCGTCAGGACCATCCGGGGGCCTGCCCGAAGTGCGGCATGGCGCTGGAGCCGGAGACGCTCGTGCTCCCCGAGACGCGCGTCGAGTACGTGTGCCCCATGCACCCGGAGGTGGTGCGCGAGGGGCCAGGAAGCTGCCCCATCTGCGGCATGGCACTGGAGCCACGCACGGTGCTGCCCGAGGACACGCCGGACCCGGAGCTGACGTCCATGTGGCGGCGCTTCCTGGTGGGCATGGGGCTCACGGTGCCGCTCTTGGTGCTGGCGATGTCGGACATGATTCCGGGGCAGCCCGTGCAGCACGCGGTGCCCGCGTCGGTGCTGGCGTGGGCGCAGCTGATTCTGGCCACGCCGGTGGTGCTGTGGGGCGGCTGGCCCTTCTTCCAGCGCGGCTGGGCGTCGGTGAAGAACCGGCACTTGAACATGTTCACGCTCATCGCCCTGGGCACGGGCGCGGCGTATGTCTTCAGCGTCTTCGCCACGCTCTTCCCGGACGTGCTGCCCCACGGGCTGCGCACGGGGCACGGGGGCACCGCGCCGCTGTACTTCGAGGCCGCCGCCGTCATCGTCACCCTGGTGGCGCTGGGCCAGGTGCTCGAGCTGCGGGCGCGGCACGCGACGTCCGGGGCGCTGCGCTCGCTGTTGAGCCTGGCGCCTCCGGTGGCGCGGCGGATTCGCGAGGACGGGCACGAGGAGGATGTGCCGCTCGCGCACGTGCATCCTGGTGACCGCCTGCGGGTGCGTCCCGGTGAGAAGGTGCCGGTGGATGGTGAGGTGCTGGAGGGCGCCAGCGCGGTGGACGAGTCGATGGTGACGGGCGAGTCGCTGCCGGTGGAGAAGTCGCGCGGGGAGAAGGTGACGGGCGGCACCGTGAACGGGACGGGCTCACTGGTGATGAAGGCCGAGCGCGTGGGCAAGGACACGCTGCTGTCGCGCATCGTGCAGAGAGTGAGCGAGGCGCAGCGCACGCGAGCGCCCATCCAGCGCCTGGCGGACAAGGTGGCCGCGGTGTTCGTGCCGGTGGTCATCGCGGTGGCGGTGGTGACGGCGGTGGTGTGGGCGGTATGGGGGCCGGAGCCTCGGCTGGCGCACGCGCTGGTGAACGCGGTGGCGGTGCTCATCATCGCGTGCCCGTGCGCGCTGGGCCTGGCCACGCCCATGTCCATCATGGTGGGGACGGGGCGAGGCGCGCAGGCGGGCGTGCTCATCCGCGACGCGGCGGCGCTGGAGCGACTGGAGGCGGTGGACACGCTGGTGGTGGACAAGACGGGCACGCTCACCGAGGGCAAGCCGAGGCTGGTGTCGGTGGTGGCCTCCGAGGGCATCGACGAGGCGACGCTGCTCCGACTCGCCGCGAGCCTGGAGCGGGGCAGTGAGCATCCGCTGGCGGAGGCGATTGTCTCCGGCGCGAAGGCGCGTGGGGCGGTGCTGACGGCGGTGGAGGACTTCCGCTCGGAGACGGGCAAGGGCGTGGTGGGGCGGGTGGACGGCGTGGAGGTGGCGCTGGGCAACGCGGCGCTGATGTCGGCGCGCGGCGTGGAGGCCACGGCGCTGACAGCGCGGGCCGAGTCGCTGCGACAGGAGGGGCAGACGGTGGTGCTGGTGGCGGTGTCAGGCCGCGCGGCGGGGCTCTTGGGGGTGGAGGACCCGGTGAAGGAGTCGACGCCGGAGGCGCTGTCGCTGCTGCGTCAGGAGGGCCTGCGCGTGGTGATGCTGACGGGGGACAGCCGGACCACGGCGGAGGCGGTGGCGCGCAGGCTGGGCATCTCCGAGGTCATCGCGGGGGTGTTGCCGGAGGGGAAGGGGGACGTGGTGAAGCGGCTGCAGCAGGAGGGCCGCGTGGTGGCGATGGCGGGGGATGGGGTCAACGACGCGCCGGCGCTGGCCCAGGCGGATGTGGGCATCGCGATGGGGACGGGGACGGACATCGCGATGGAGAGCGCGGGCGTCACCCTGGTGAAGGGGGACCTGAGGGGTATCGTCCGGGCGCGCCGGCTGAGTCAGGGCGCGCTGCGCAACATCCGGCAGAACCTCTTCTTCGCCTTCATCTACAACCTCTTGGGAGTCCCCCTGGCGGCGGGGGTGCTGTTCCCCTTCTTCGGCCTGCTCCTGAGCCCCATCTTCGCCAGCGCGGCGATGAGCCTGTCCTCGGTGTCGGTCATCGCCAACGCGCTGAGGCTGCGGCGGCTGAAGCTGTAGGTCCGGGGCCGCGCTCCCGGGGAGGGTGACTGCTCGCCCCCCGACGGGCGGCGCGGGCATGCGAGGGAAGACGTGCACCGGCCGTGCGGGCCATTAGACTGCGTCGTATGAGCCCGCCCGCCGGTCACGTCTCCGTCGTCAACCTGCCGAATGCGTGGTTCATCCTCTGTTCCTCGCGTGAGCTGAAGGACAAGCCGCTGGCTCGCACGCTCCAGGGCACGCCGCTGGTGCTCTTCCGGGGCGAGGGCGGCACACCCGGCGCGCTGGTGGACCGCTGCCCGCACCGCAACGTCCCGCTTTCGCTGGGGC
It encodes:
- a CDS encoding heavy metal translocating P-type ATPase, producing MHRHSHPGSHSHPHPSTPPPSSEGAHAIDPVCGMKVDPSAPKGGSLEHEGRTFHFCNPKCRERFGADPARYLAPPSEAPEPPSPVAPGTMYVCPMDPEVRQDHPGACPKCGMALEPETLVLPETRVEYVCPMHPEVVREGPGSCPICGMALEPRTVLPEDTPDPELTSMWRRFLVGMGLTVPLLVLAMSDMIPGQPVQHAVPASVLAWAQLILATPVVLWGGWPFFQRGWASVKNRHLNMFTLIALGTGAAYVFSVFATLFPDVLPHGLRTGHGGTAPLYFEAAAVIVTLVALGQVLELRARHATSGALRSLLSLAPPVARRIREDGHEEDVPLAHVHPGDRLRVRPGEKVPVDGEVLEGASAVDESMVTGESLPVEKSRGEKVTGGTVNGTGSLVMKAERVGKDTLLSRIVQRVSEAQRTRAPIQRLADKVAAVFVPVVIAVAVVTAVVWAVWGPEPRLAHALVNAVAVLIIACPCALGLATPMSIMVGTGRGAQAGVLIRDAAALERLEAVDTLVVDKTGTLTEGKPRLVSVVASEGIDEATLLRLAASLERGSEHPLAEAIVSGAKARGAVLTAVEDFRSETGKGVVGRVDGVEVALGNAALMSARGVEATALTARAESLRQEGQTVVLVAVSGRAAGLLGVEDPVKESTPEALSLLRQEGLRVVMLTGDSRTTAEAVARRLGISEVIAGVLPEGKGDVVKRLQQEGRVVAMAGDGVNDAPALAQADVGIAMGTGTDIAMESAGVTLVKGDLRGIVRARRLSQGALRNIRQNLFFAFIYNLLGVPLAAGVLFPFFGLLLSPIFASAAMSLSSVSVIANALRLRRLKL
- a CDS encoding chitobiase/beta-hexosaminidase C-terminal domain-containing protein: MSRHSFRFRAPWLLGVLSLLMVVSACGGGGGGPGGGGDVDGGPDGGLDGGLDGGPDAGLDGGPPPTPDTTPPSTSFSPVGGLFKGPTTVVLTCDDGSGVGCEATYYTLDGSAPTASSPRYTASLRLATTATLRVLSVDRAGNAEQARSAEYVIDAQPPTVSSTPGSGTYGRGRTITLSCEDGAGSGCVAIYYTLDGSPPSTSSTRYSSPLSLPGTGGLRLRFIGVDRAGHGSNEGNEYFVVDTQPPVSTASPPWGSYAAPIDVTLSCSDSGSGCARIHYTLDGTTPTTSSPVYERPLRIASPTRVNFFGVDVAGNEGAALSLPFVVDTVPPVTQASPEGGTFNDSLLVYLSCTDGDGSGCAATYVSFASDVNAPLPSFHRVTGSSSVVASGVLRFYSVDWVGHAGPVQMLTFLLDRTKPTASVAPRGGTFFTPQTVTLTCADTGGSDCAHIYYSVDGSWPSRFSSRYTQPITISKDTLLRFISVDGADNSSEFMDERYVFRSDTTAPTTVAHPAGGLFHTEQPVTLACGDGDGIGCSSTRYTLDGSEPTESNGLTYSGPISLSTTTRLRFRSVDALGHWEAPRLAEYEFDMDVPRSQVEPSGGTFDGPLSVRLACQDVGSGCAEIRYTLDGTEPSSSSPVYSEPLLVGQTTTVRFASVDVAGNVEATRRETYNLDASTLASAQIASLRTSPPSSAQPRLIDGAFITFVKPGVGTTRLEPEGFFLQAEKVGPAVFVEVPLASLVPAPVVGDRVRVLVTQMRLGSMDIATVDVASFAVLGSGYPMKALVQEVSGVNLPTNGDAYEAELVSIHGELIEVFSSEGVGTGFSSTRLVTSGVPSGSGSSYSQRLRMPELELSPELTPGCRVSLTTPLWRYGATHLTLWTWELLDSVVCPLPRVVFAQALNDSQVQVRFDRRIDGSSLDGAGGQFSIPGLVVTGATLHGPTEVRLQTSTQVAREPYTVTVSSTLTDRLGAPVQSPSHAYAFRGYATPARLRISEIDPSRLFGAAGRVELEVLQAGPMTNLALWMGHVPAAVATLPDVDVAVGDIVVVHLSENGLYSTHLPRSEVSRKDELPASSYALAHDAAWDVRGSTAFTVDDEMVLRLTDSFGNLQDGLILHSNGYNRPGFEAEAHALQDEQGWLPASCGGARCTSASTPRLRDISADIGPLFTTGGATQSLTRVRVEDSDSSVDWALRTKGVGLPNL